CACGGGGGTGAGtttaacggaggccagctagtaagaGCTGTGTGGGTAAGCCTCACTTCCCTGATCTCACACTGATCTCAACTGACACTAGAGGCTGCAGACTTGAGTGAACCTTGTTAGTGCATCCACTTCCCATGCTGGAAACTGCAGTTCGAAACTCACTTGTTATTGCACCTGCCTCCCATGTCGGAAAGGACATTTCAAACAGAACGGGAATTACATTGCTGCCATGACCCAGATAAAAGTGAGTTTTatgggggtgagtgtaacggaggctgTGTGGGTAAGCCTCATTTCCCCTTATCTCAATAAGCACATTAGCAACTGACACTAGAGGCTGCGGTCTTTAGCTTCCTTGTTAGTGCTCCTGCCTCCCGTGCCAGAAACACTGGTTTGAATCCTGCTTGGAGCGGGTCAAGTAGAACAAGAGGGGTTACACCATCATTTGCATCAcatttttaaggagtgctcatcTGCATGGGATAACTATAGCAGAGAAAGTCCCTTCACTACTGCTTCGCCTGTATACAGCAAGTTTGTGTCAAGTAGAAACGGGAGGTTAcgttggtgccgtgacccggttTGAAATGATTCTCTGGTCTGCCAGCTTCTCATGATCTCCTGCTTAGCTAGCTTCAAACCTGGAGTCACCTGATTAATCTACTCTACCTTGGCCTTTCAGCCTTCAGGTTCCATCCTGGTCAACCCCCAGTCTCCAGCCTTTCTGACTCAGTGGCGCTTTATTCTCTAGAGAACTAACCACTTACGCCTGACACTCATCAAGAACTGGACTGTCCCCCATCTTAAAGGGAACCCTGTGTATTAAGACCTGTATGGCTTAATTTACTGTAAacgatgtctcttactaaaatatgtaataGAAAAGAAAGATTTATggtattttaaaaatccacattatTTTATACAAATTTTGGACTATgtggggcaccattattttgattacataAAATAGTTGTACTccgtgagctactggcactatcagttgctatttttactgcaacacaactcggaataaGCAACTTACTGATACTGAAACATgctgatatgatgccacattgtgcgatttttagttgtaattttcagtcgaaggacaATAAGAGAAGCAATTTTAAATCTTCAATCAATCCTTTCCTAaagataagaagaggagaaaagaatggaaagttgcctgtggacgaataaaacttcataaagacccacgtctttgttctctctactttagccctgatgcctttaaggCTTTTGACCTGTCCAAAATATGTAGAATACGatgtggatttaaaaaaaaaaaaaagtaaatttttttgaatgggttttctactacatatttcagtaagatacagcatttacattacattaagccatacaaatcttaataataatcttaatacccagggtttcctttaatatctttaaaaaaatgatgatgcattaaattatcttaaaacatttttattttttcatgtttatacaCCAATTTATCAGATTTAAATGAATGGGCCTACACTATAGAATCCAGGGTCTGACACTGCATAATGTTCACAGTCCCTATACAACCAAACGTATACATTAGCATTGTAAGTCCCTCTCTGTGCTACTATGTTTTCATAGGTCTGGGAGAAGCTGCTCTGTCTCTTACGTAAATGTACATGTAATACAATAAtagatataatatataaatagaagGGAAAATACCTTAAAAAGAAAGGACATGTTCATAGAATATACTGTGAGTAAGctagacaaaaaataaatattgaactATTGAACTATTGAACTATTGCTGAACTATTTTTAAGATCACTGTATATATTGTAATACACTACTTTTATTACACATGCTCAGAAGAGtgaattatttatatatgtataaaatcaactataaattaatttagaaaataaaagtCAAAGTCTGAAGTGTACAAATGCATTTTAATGACTTTACATACAATCGTATATAGAATTTAATGAGgtgtttactgttttttttactatgtttttttgtgtgtgtgcaagaGACAATGTTTAATTTCAGCAACCAGGCATGTTGaaacttttaaaaaatggctTCTATATTagcatataaaaaaataaataaacaattgaaagcataagaacacacacacacactaagataacagtcttaaaaatatttttggcagGGAATAAGTTGATTTGAGAAATCTGAGAGTTTGGCAAACATGTTTATATATTGCAGTTATTATGATATTATGATTAAGGTTGCAAGCTACATTATCTTTTTGACAGTTTGTGTATCATATTACCATATAGTTAATGTACATTGACAGAAGGCTTTACTTTTCCTGAACGATagcagaaaaaatatttaaacaaggGCCACACAGCTTCATCTCTCATACCGTAGATCAGAGGACTTAGGCAGCGTGGTAGGATAAGAATAAAAAGATAATTTATATATCTTAGATTTATGAAGAGAGAAGAGTTGCTTCCAGTCATCATGTATAGTGTTCTCTCTATTGTAGCATACAAGAAAGAGGTGAGACACAGTCCCAGCTGAATCAAGTGCAAAAGCACTGTTTTGAGGGCTTTCTTAGCAGAATCTTTATCAGAGGAAACAGACCTGGCTGTGATCATAATGCTAatatatgtaaaaataataaCCCCTGCAACAGACACAAAATAAAGCACATCAAACCCTTGATGTTTATCCAGCTGCCAtttgaataaatacaatttttctaATGTGCAAAATATAATGCCAGCTAAATAATCAGGGTTGATAGTTAAGACTAAAAGAATgtcaattataatatttatagaaCTAAGGAACCAGATGATTCCTAAGGCAATTCCGGTCCTTTTTGGTGTGGCGATGTTGCAGTGTCTCAGAGGGAAGCAGATCGCCACGTACCGCTCCAGAGACATCAGTGCTAGCGTCAGAGGAGCGTTACGGAAAGTGCAGTAGGAGATAAAGACTAACAGAGTGCAGATGGACTTAGGTATTGGTAGGAAACAAAGAGCCACTAAATACATTATGGTTGTGACCAGCAAAAGTACAGAGTCATTCATAAGCATGTGGCCAAAAAGAATATAGCGTGGCGTCTCATGGAATATGCGCTTGCTACTTAGAGCAAAGAGCATCACACAGTTTACAACAAAGAAGAACAGAGATGTTAACACAGACAACACTGTTTTAGTACTGAGCCCAACATCCATTTCTTGATAAAAGATTtgttgaaaaaagaaagacacgtCCCCAGTTGTGCCATTGGACCCCGCCATAAGCTGAAAGACaagaaacagaaaaacaaactgatttttttttaaaaaaggtacaCCAATGCAATTTCATttgaattaaaaatgaatatgGTTAAATGTTTTCAACAGACCTCCTACACAAATGTGTCACCTTTCTTACTTTCAGTAAGTCAGACATTAAACTTCCATCTGCTCCACAAATTGCATTCTGCTCCTGAGCTTATATAGAAGTTACACCATGATCTTGTTATTGGGAGATACCACGTCTCTAATGAATAACAGCCAAGCCTTCATAACCAATCACATCTCAGCCTTGTTGTTACTGAATTTGTGCAACAGTCAATCACTGTGTGGTTTGTGGATTCTAcagaaataaagtaaataagTGCAATAAACTGAATCCAACCTGTCACTAAACTGTTGAAAATTAATGTTTGATGGCAAACATTGAAGATTAGCCAATAGACTGTTGATTCATTGAATGATATAATCTTCTCCACTGACATTAATTAGAAAAACTGGCCTTTCTTTATCTGCGTACCATAgcactgttttgttttttgccaACGCTTTCAAGTGGCTTTGGTTAAAGATGGTTTGGACTcatcatggtttggtcagttatcCGGATGTGCGGTTATATtggagatacttggatgtaaacaaaaagcattgattgtatggttaatgtactactgaatttgttgttctgctaatttatgctgtctaaaccataaaaaaaaaacatgtggagaCTGCTAAATCACATAGAggaacttagtaagcagaaaaaagctagattttgacaaactaaagtcaataggtggtaaagatatgtgcaagaagtattaattaagattttaGCGTAATATTTCAGCTtcttgactggaaatgataagaacaagcaCAAATGTggtcaagatttttgccctggaaattctggtttAGTTTAGCCAACCACATGTAAACACTTAAACCGTGACTACATCAGACGTGACTAAAGATTATAAAAATCATGATAATCTGTAGTTTTGTCTACACTAGATGCAGCGCCATGCAAATGGTAAACCGGTGTGGATTGTTTTTTATTGGCATTCTTTAATGTCTTTAAATAATGTACATGAGTTCTGATAacgcttttttgttttattttttaagagtgcgTATGTGTGAAAAAATGACAGAACCAATAAACGTAATGTTTTTGAACAAAGCGGGTGAAAGAATGAATGTAGCACTGGTTCCCCATGTATAAACGCAACTGGCACCATCTTGCATCtcagttaatgttaatgttaaaatgCCTTAGATAGCTTATGAAAtacagtgctttgcgaaagtattcatacccctttcatttctgtcatgttttgttatgttgctgtcttatgttaaactgttttaaattacttcttTTCCACATccatctacactccatacaccataatggcaaagcaaaaaacagaactgtcacaacttcataaaaactgatataagtacattgcataagtattcatacccttaactcagttaTTTGCTGAAGCTCCTTTACAGCCTTTTTGGGCCTTTTACAAGTCTTtctgggtatgatgcaacaagatttgcacatcaacattcggCAATTATCTGCctttcttcacctctcaagctctgtctgcttggatggggtctggcagacattttcagctttctccagaaatgtttgattgggttcaagcccaggctcttcCTGGTCCACTCAAAGACATtaacagagttgtctataagccactcttgctgtgtgcttaggttcattgtcctgttggaaggtgaatctTCTGCCCATTCTGCATATAttatcatggagctcaactagagtgaccatcaggttcatgctcaccactctagccaaggtccttcttcatcacttgctcagtttggccaggaggccagttctaggaagagtcctggttgttttaaacttgttccattaagggtaacggagactatatgattctgtgaaccttcaatgcagcagatttttttctgaactcttccccagatgtgtggcttgatgcagttcTGTCTCTGATCTCTacaggagttttttttttctttacctcagggattggtttttgctctgatatggaTTTTCAGCAAATCAGTTAGATCTTTTGTTAAGACGTGTACCTTTATACATCATACCCATTcgattgaatttgccacaggttagtTAACTTCATTCAAAGTGTAGTAACTTCTACAAGAAATATAAATGCTCCTGGGCTAAAgctcaactgtcccagataaggttatgaatacttatgcaatggaatcatttaggtttgtatttttaataaatttacaaagatgttaaaaacctgtttttactttgccattatggtgtatggagtgtacatttatgtggaaaaaaaggtatttaaagcagtttaacataaggcaggaacataaaatgtaaaaaaaaaaataataataaaggggtatgaatactttcacaagacATTATAATGTTACTCCACTACTGTTGTAGCGTTTGTTGTTGCTTTGGCTGagtgttttacattttaatggacacttttttattattattattatacaggtaaaataataaaagttttgttaGGCAGGTAAACACAGAGGTAAGGATTAACCTACATTTTGAAAGCTTTATTATAGTTATTGTACTTTAGAATTAACAAGTTAAGGACATTTAGCTTATTTATATCTAAACCAAATTGCCCAGATTACATGAAAATCTATATTCAAAAGGAAAACACATTAAAGAGGCAACAAATGGAAAGTATACAAGGTTGTGCAGAGAATATTTTGTGAGTAAGCTCAAAATTCCTAAATATTCAACAAATTAGTGCTAAACTTTTTTAAGGATCATATATGTTAAAAATATGACACACTGCTTTTATTACAAAGATAAACTCAGATTTGAGTAGGTTATTTATATATGATCAACTACACATATGTGTAGTTTATAGATACAAAAAGCCTAAAAAGTCTTGCTTGAACAATGTACAAGTGCATAAAAGAGACTGTGCATGTTTTATAAAGATTGTATAAAATTTGATCAAGAATTCTTGTGAGCTGTTAAGTGTTTTTATGGCACTcctatatatgtttttttattattattattttttccttgTGCAGCCAGGCATGCTGAAACTTGTCAACAAACACTTctattgtcatgatcggggctgtgggtcttccctcagccacctggggtcgctgttttcccttccctgcactgcacttccctgagcGTTCACTTGTCCTGATTATGTCACCTGTCATTccccagctgttcacaatcaccagTGTCTTTATAAtcccacacttccactaccctggtgagtctgcattgttttcataGTGCCCGTTCCTGATGGTTTGTCTCTGTTCTCTTTGCTCCAGTCTAGATCCTgtttgttgtgccgtgttggcctttgttttgtttgtttatttgtgtttaattaaaatatatttcttacccgcttttggacccagacctcccttactcacCCGTGACATCTATATGAtagaatatgaaaaaaaaagaataaaatataaatcaaatataaaaaaatatatatgttaaatTATGCACATACTATATCACTGACACTTTCAACAATCGTAAAAATATTGACTGAGAATAAGTACTTTAAAGTTCTTAGTTCTAAGAATTGCTTGAGGGcaataacaatttaaaacaacaagGACCCAAAACCTGTTTATCACCATGTCATATTTTAGAGTGAGCTTTAATGCATTTGTATGCAGTATTAATCCACAGTACTTTTGTGACATTTGAAAGATTTTTTATAATTAACATagttatataatttaaatattatgcatttatataacagtattttataaaattgtata
The genomic region above belongs to Garra rufa chromosome 19, GarRuf1.0, whole genome shotgun sequence and contains:
- the LOC141291911 gene encoding odorant receptor 131-2-like encodes the protein MAGSNGTTGDVSFFFQQIFYQEMDVGLSTKTVLSVLTSLFFFVVNCVMLFALSSKRIFHETPRYILFGHMLMNDSVLLLVTTIMYLVALCFLPIPKSICTLLVFISYCTFRNAPLTLALMSLERYVAICFPLRHCNIATPKRTGIALGIIWFLSSINIIIDILLVLTINPDYLAGIIFCTLEKLYLFKWQLDKHQGFDVLYFVSVAGVIIFTYISIMITARSVSSDKDSAKKALKTVLLHLIQLGLCLTSFLYATIERTLYMMTGSNSSLFINLRYINYLFILILPRCLSPLIYGMRDEAVWPLFKYFFCYRSGKVKPSVNVH